The nucleotide sequence tccatctctcacCATCTTCGTCGATTttatcttctccatctctcacTATCTCCGTCGATTTCTTCCTCTAGATCTCTTGCCATCTCCGTCGATTTCATCTTTTACATCTCTCGCCATCTCCACCGACCCCATTGCTAACCATCTCGATTCGATCTCTCTCACTCCCTTAATTCGCATCAGCTCTCCTCAGATCTGATTTCAATCCAAGATTTTCAAGGTCTTCAGGTGAGTTGAAAGTGAGTCCATAGGTCTTCTGATTTCAATACACAGCAGTGTGTTTCGTTGGTTGTTGTATTTGGACAATAATTACAGCTTCTTGTTAACAGGTGTGGGTTCTCAGATTTCGGGGGAAGAATACAATCACTATAGAGGTTAGACACATCTATCGATTTCTTGGCCTTTTGTATCCTTTTGTAGTTGCAGTGTCTCTGTGATTGAGTGTAGAAAATATGTTTAACTTGTGGTCATTGTTGCTTGTATCCTATACCGTTTGAACTGTGTCAAGGGAAACTAAGATTGTTAAGAAAAATGTTGGATAACGCATGGGTGCATTTATGCAGGTAAGTATAATTGTTAAAagtgttttgtttatgcatTTGGACTAGTGTTGTGATACTTATGTCTTTTTCTTATACTTTTCTCTTACATGAACTCAAGAGTTGATTCTGCATATGAGAGTGGCGCTCAATGTTTTGTTAAAGCTGTTAGTGCCAAATTAGCAGTTAATGGAAAGATAATTTGTCCATGCGCCGAACGCTGCAATTTAGAGCGCCATACATGCAACGAGGTTGTGTCTCATTTAGTTATAAATGGAATGGATGAGGCTTACAAGAGACGTACTGATTGGTTTCACCATGGAGAAGATAACTTTGTTGGTTTAGTAGAAGGTAAAAATAGAGTGTGGAATGCTGAGATTCTCGGTTTATACGAAGCTGCTAAATGGTCTGATGAAGATTTAGCTTGTAAGGGTTCAGATTTATGTGAGGCTGCTGAGGGTGAGGATAGGCAAGAAGATGAGTTTTTAGCAAAACTTGCAGAAGCTGAAATGCCATTATATCCAACGTGTGTGAATCATAGCAAGCCATCAGCTACAGTTACACTGTTTCGGATTAAAACTCAGAATGGCTGGTCAGACAAGAGCTTCGATGATTTACTGGAAACTTTACCAAAATGTCACCTGAAGACAACATACTGCACATATCAACCTATGAcgtcaagaagtttctgaaatcTTTTGATATGGATATCAAAAGATTCATCCTTGTGTGAACGACTGCTGCTTATTcagaaagaagctgaagaaggttGATACTTGTCTAAAATGAAAGTCTTCAAGATGGAAGACCAACATGCACACTGGGGAAGTCAAGAAGGGTGTTCCACAGAAGGTTTTAAGGTACTTTCCAATAATCCCTCGTCTGAAAAGGATGTTCAGATCGGAGAAAGTGGCTGCGGATTTGAGATCGCATTTCAATAACAAGAGCACTGACGGGAAATTGCGCCATCCAGTAGACTCAGTGACATGGAAGTCAATGAATGACAAGTATCCTACTTTCGCAGCTGAGAAGAGGAACTTGCGACTTGGGCTCTCTACTGATGGGTTTAATCCCTTCAACATGAAGAACAGCCGATACAATAGTTGGCCTGTGTTGCTGGTTAATTATAACATGGCTCCTGACTTATGTATGAAGGAGGAAAACATCATGCTTAGTTTGTTGATTCCTGGACCGGACCAACCTTGTAATAGTATAGATGTTTACTTAGAACCTCTTGTAGAAGATTTAAATCATTTGTGGTCTAAAGGCAAGATAACTTACGATGCATTTAGTAAAACAACTTTTACATTGAGGGCGATGCTGCTTTGGACCATAAGTGATTTCCCAGCATATGGAAATCTTGTTGGTTGTAAAGTAAAGGGTAAGATGGGTTGTCCTATATGTGGGAAGCACACAGATAGTTTGTGGCTGAGTGATAGTAGGAAGCATGTATATATGTGCCACCGAAAAAGTTTGTCTCCGTTACATAGTTTTCGAGGAAAGAAGAGTTGGTTTGATGGTAAAGCAGAGCATGGAACAAAAGGGAGGATACTCACGGGTAGAAATAATTCCTTACTACTGAGAAAGTACGagaatgattttgttaatagaaaagagactgggaaaaAGAGATCTAGAGCTGCTTGTGACATACCATCTGATAACGAAGATGAATACAGTGCATCTAATGATGTAGAAGAAAACTTAgcagaaaaagatgaagaggagTTATCTAGATGGAAGAAAAGATCAATATTCTTCACATTGCCTTATTGGGAGGTATGTAAAAAACTTTTAGAGTTTCCATTGTGATCACTTGTATATGACTTTCAACTGATTGTTCTATTATATGCTTTGTATTGACATGGAGCTCCCGGTAAGACATAACATAGACGTGATGCATGTGGAGAGTCATGTGGCTGCAAGCTTGATTGCCACATTGTTACATTGTGGAAATTCAAAGGATGGATTAAAAGCTAGGAAGGACCTCGAAATTCTTGGTATCAAGAAATATTTGCATCCAAAAGCTCACGGTAAAAGGACACTACTTCCCGCAGGTCCTTGGTCTTTGTCaaagtcagaaaaaaaaatattctgtaAGCGGCTCTTTGACTTTAAAGGTCCGGATGGCTATTGCTCTAACATATCTACTTGTGTATCATTAGACTAATGTAAAGTGATGGGACTCAAATCTCATGATTACCACGTCCTGATGCAACAACTGCTACCAGTTGCTGTTAGAGGTTTACTACCTAAGGGTCCTAGAATAGCCATTTTCCGCCTATGTGCATTCTTCAAAGTATTGTGCCAAAGAGTGATTGATATGGAGCAACTACAAATAATGGAAATAGAGATTGTGGAGACTCTATGCATGTTTGAAAGATTTTGGCCATCTAGTTTCTTTGACATCATGGTGCACTTGTGTGTGCATCTAGGAAGAGACGCCCGACTAGCTGGTCATGTCAATTTCCGATGGATGTATCTATTTGAGAGgtacttttttttactttagttttATCTTAAGAACTAAATAAGTGAATCTAATTGGACATATTGCTTACCTATTTGGTTTTCATTATAAACAGGTACATGAAAGTATTGAAAGACTATGTTAAAAACCCAGCAAAACCAGAGGGGTGTATAGCGGAGTCCTATCTTGCAGAAGAACGCATGAAGTTATGCTTTGATTTCTTGAAGACGACAACAAAtgtagaagaaaaagaggagaggAACACTGATGTGAGCACGAGATCGGTCACTCGGCCATGAACACTCGCATCTCTCGGACACCTCTCGGTCACTTCTCGGCCACCTCTCGGACAACATCCGGACACCTCTCGGCCACTCGTACCACCCGCGGGACAACTTGGGACCGGCCTTCCTAGTGATGTGCGACACCAACCAGtccccaaggatcatcaaggaggagcaagATAAGTCACCTACTGGGCATTTCAAGCCAAGCTCCAACCTTTACACCAAGGGCTCATGACTAGCATCACCAAAGAAGAGCCTAAggtgcgaccagctttgggaagcttgatacACGTGTCTTCACCAACAAGCTAGTGTGAAGACAtccctaagtcattagaaggaggtgtactctttttcctactttgggtttgtccaaagaggttttaacgaggaagcgaactctagtgcatctccacttcgttcccgcttggctcatgacttggaaacattCATTGACATTCTTAGGATCCTAgaaagtgaagatcctatcaccCACATCCCACAAATGACGTGGCAACcctatctccttccttcctttcttttatttcttttgaactCTCTCTTGACCGTTGAATtggtctttgttttcttttgcttttgctttaacTTTATGgccatgtgtatggtttagatcatggcCACGTTTTCTAGGGTTAAGTGTTCCCTTATGTAAGCCTCCCTATaaaaaggcctaaaccctcattgtaaaaggcagacttgaatagaaaataatttcccaaagagtgaatctttgtttcttgtctcaaccctctccttagcccaagtccgggacttggttcttgagaaaccctaggagATTCACGAACCGGATTCATAATCTCATAGTTCGACCGTATCACGAGCCGAGCCATCTCTCGTGTGTCGTCGCATCGATCCACCCTTCCGTTCATCTCTACCATACGACGTTCAGTCTCGATCGTTCGTTGTGTTCCGCTTCGACTCCATCCTCTCTAGTGAACTAAGGTCAAGTTGCTTACTTGGTTCGATAGCCGCCATCTATCCGACCGTCTGTTGCATCCGATCATCTGTCCGAATCACCGGTCGTCGTCCGTACACAACATCCAGTCTTTCCGTCCATCCTACCCGGAGGTTGCCGAGTCGAGTTTCTCATCGGTCATCCTCCGTCCATCCGTCCCCGAGATTGCCGAGTCGAGTTACTCATCGGCTAATCTCGTCCCGCTTCCGTCCGAACCCACCGTCCCTTCGTCCGTGCCGCATCTGTTGATTTGTCCGCAGCGTCCGACCGTCCGTACGTCCGCAAACCGTGTCCGTGGTTCTGGGGTCACATCagctggtatcagagctaaaagtTCCTACAAGGTTGTATCTTTCTGAAACTCCAAATCTTTTCCTTCTATCATTAAAGCTTTTATCTTTGTCATTGCGGTTCCTTAGTTTTTTCCTTAGCGTCGCATAGGTCCGTTAGCTTTCGATTTATGCATAGTTCTCTTGTTAGGTCATTTGTTTCTTCGTTTGTTCATTCTGTTTCTGTGTTTGTTCATCGTTGTTCTTGCCTAGAACTCGTTCGATCCATAAAGTAGCGTGTTTGCTTTTTATTTGTGTTGTGGTCCCAAAGTTTTTAGCACGTGTAGTTGCGTTTTGATAGTCTTAGGTTGTCGTGAGCATCATCAACATGCAACGCTTGATTCCACAATGATCAAGCATGGAATCTGATGGGAACGATTCCGAGTTGGGATCATGGTATGACGAAGACCATGGCCTAGACCCAGAGCAAGAGGCCACTGAGGACGAACAGTGGTACGACGAACACCATGGTACTGATCCGGAACAAGAGGCTACCAAGGACGCATCATGGTacgtgatatgctcaaattaatccctagagctactctctcaaattaagagatcactgcagtacttaggggtcgaattctacaaggactcaagtctacacaataaattatagagtttttttattatgctaaacatattaatttaaatggaaataacaatgcaaaatattaaataaacctGTAAAAATTCaatggatcaaaaagctaggcctagagaatttctcaggaaattacaaattattaaatcaagaaataaattaggattcaagcaattaagaacaaatctagaactctaaacacttatgtaaaataaatcagttctcactgcaaatattatctaaatttaaaacctgaaaatccaaatctctttgtaaaattcaaggttaaacaTCAGCTTTATAAACAAGTTTAGagtgttcacaaaatcactaaatcaaatcaattaataacctaggtataatctcatatcaatttatttacctaggttattaattataggtgatcaatcaagaattaatatgaagaacaacctatgatgaagatctagaaagataatgaatcctaaataaacagatctaacaatttataaaaaccctatgaaaaaccctgaacctaacaagcaaactactcagacatcttcaatgaagaacaaaacataattctgcaTAACATGCAACagatattaaaagagtaaagaaggagttcaagaattcttttCTACAAAGCAGttgagatctctctctccaaaagctctcaaaatctcacagggtttcagaaaataaaactagaaaataacttcatggtttgtaaaacctaaaaatactatatatatgtcctaaaacacgttagGGACTTGTGTtacaattatggaaaactttgggtgaatttgtaaaacttccaaattggCTTCTGTCATTGGTTAAACTGGGTGTCGAtagatgctaaggcagtgtcgatcaacactccctCTCTGTTCTAACTCCAAGTTCGTTTCGTCGGGATtaatgctccaaaacgatccaaatgctccactttgctccttccaTGCCAAAATcttagaaaacctgtaaagactctcaaagaacctaaaaacacatcaaaagactctaaaagactccttatatcatggttaaaaaccacaaaaactatgatatatcaactcccccagacttagcctttgcttgccctcaaacaaaacataagcttagacctgtgaaagaggtttgaaaactgggaactcactcaactgctgaagattcttattcgcactcttcatttacttgactcaagaacttacttcttatacttaaccaggataagcatcaacattccttactcaaattccacaatcctttggaatctttgaaatctccattgtcatctcattatataaatttaagcaAATATAGGCGAGTTCTTACCTTAggtgtattgatcagtggcatatggactcccttcaggccaagacattcttcttacatctcctttcctctcccttttctcacttccaaagagttgatttctcccaaattgttttttttttaaaatcaaaggtgtaagcgaataccagGGTCATCAGTAATTTATCTaaccctcgcttccaagctttgtgtgatcatttgactcaagagtagaataatgacgtcacaggtaatttacctacctctcttaactgatcaaaatcatctcatcttttattcttttttttctttaagcactgaagggaagagagaggggaaacatactttaaaaaattgcactgtcttgtatggcccgaagaagaagtctagtccactgatttccaaccccaaagtaagagattaggTCCgattaaaatcctgataaaagttgagacaacattagatcaatcagatatccattgaataagggctttcaggattgttgataaggctcatagtctttctaagcttcagttctgagatcaagcataaacaaataataattagagtgttagccaaataagaaaaatcattaGTGAAGATCATAactcccaaagacaaaaagaaattttttgaaaaatttgactcaaactttatggttttgactgacacaactgaaactcaaaaacaaaaacgtagttagtaactaacctcctccagacttaaacaacactgtccccagtattatcaagcctaagattggcaaaagaaaaataaaataaatataaataaaaatcaaacgaaaaagaaaaacttaccagtgggttgcctcccactaagcgcttgttttcagtcattagcttgacttggctGGAGCTCAGGCATCCGATGGATCAGAACGTGGCATTGAATGCTTCCaagagaatgtcctcttcatccaaggtggtgtataagctttaggtgcatgaggtctgc is from Camelina sativa cultivar DH55 chromosome 20, Cs, whole genome shotgun sequence and encodes:
- the LOC104772695 gene encoding uncharacterized protein LOC104772695, coding for MHTGEVKKGVPQKVLRYFPIIPRLKRMFRSEKVAADLRSHFNNKSTDGKLRHPVDSVTWKSMNDKYPTFAAEKRNLRLGLSTDGFNPFNMKNSRYNSWPVLLVNYNMAPDLCMKEENIMLSLLIPGPDQPCNSIDVYLEPLVEDLNHLWSKGKITYDAFSKTTFTLRAMLLWTISDFPAYGNLVGCKVKGKMGCPICGKHTDSLWLSDSRKHVYMCHRKSLSPLHSFRGKKSWFDGKAEHGTKGRILTGRNNSLLLRKYENDFVNRKETGKKRSRAACDIPSDNEDEYSASNDVEENLAEKDEEELSRWKKRSIFFTLPYWEDGLKARKDLEILGIKKYLHPKAHGRDARLAGHVNFRWMYLFERYMKVLKDYVKNPAKPEGCIAESYLAEERMKLCFDFLKTTTNVEEKEERNTDVSTRSVTRP